From a region of the Dunckerocampus dactyliophorus isolate RoL2022-P2 chromosome 20, RoL_Ddac_1.1, whole genome shotgun sequence genome:
- the LOC129173002 gene encoding inactive phospholipase C-like protein 2 isoform X1, which produces MAEFGQNKRAGPPVAAAAAWKASPGGAVGTPETRGGAEPVSNGNCNQPDPTKRAQRGSSCESPTWEGSESATKAIPRRSSLIKDGSRVGRDRKKTVSFSSSLSEKKISGAADCIHSMVEGSELKKVRPNSRVYQRYYLLDAGLQALCWEPSKKESDKARLALSSIREVRTGRNTETFRTSGVYEQISEDCAFSIIYGELYESLDLVAHSTDVANIWVTGLRYLMQYGKHALDMLASRQHSLRLGWLEKLFCSAAGDLDSHGDIEQGICLQSAIKLIQTVNPGVSCSKVEHRFKELQRGRAERTACPALNNESGVKDQSQVKAPLRESERVTKQEFIEVFHDFCTRPEIYFLLVQFSSNKEFLDTKDLTRFLEAEQGVAQVTEEDSLRLIQSHEPSDEGRLQGYLSMDGFNSYLTSAECHLFDREHDSVCQDMSQPLSHYFINSSHNTYLIEDQYKGPSDVSGYIRALKMGCRCVEVDVWDGPDEEPVVCTGHTLCPPLSLRNVLEVIGRFAFVASDYPLIVCMENHCSLRQQKVMMQHLVRTLGERLFTHPPDQRESYLPSPQTLRHRIVLKGKKLKPGWETEDGEVSEEDEGAEMCERMKAASNGGAAPGGSDKDTPKRGVTPTVATQCSPPHLPHKRIQLLKELSDLVTLCQSVHFVDFPTSTRSQRPWELCSFHEKRAEGLAGESPGNFVDHNKRFLSRVYPSPMRIDSSNMNPQDLWKCGCQIVSMNFQSAGLMMDLNTAWFRQNGNCGYVLRPAIMRQEVSYFCADTRDTVPGVSPQLLHVKVISGQNLPKPRGSGTKGDVVDPYVYVEIHGIPADCTERRTRTVTQSWDNPVFDESFEFQINLPELAMVRFVVLDDDFIGDEFIGQYTIPLECLQPGYRHVPLQSLTGEDLPHAKLFVHVALTNRRGGGKPHKRGLSVRKARKGRDYTALRDLRIRSVDDVFKMAAPLLRDATDLRENMQNSVAVFRELCGVSAVSNLMQCILALRSRVTGPDGIPLLLFDLEKHYPTLEPQGPLPDVLRRVVSTYEMMVQASRSVLELSDGIYEKILHIQMMAMMFHEKLQSLAAKEGLKGRKVGRAVESFSWNITILKGQADLLTHAKAEVQENMKQVHDAALTGNLTREGLGATRARSQSRQSEQCHECVRTDGGE; this is translated from the exons GATGGCTCACGGGTGGGTCGAGATAGGAAGAAGACCGTGTCCTTCAGCAGCAGCCTATCAGAGAAGAAGATCAGCGGTGCGGCCGACTGTATCCACTCGATG GTGGAAGGCAGCGAGTTGAAGAAAGTGCGGCCCAACTCTCGCGTGTACCAGCGTTACTACCTCCTGGACGCAGGACTCCAGGCTCTGTGCTGGGAGCCCTCCAAGAAGGAGTCGGACAAAGCCAGGCTTGCGCTGTCCTCCATCAGAGAG GTACGGACGGGTCGTAACACAGAAACCTTCCGCACCAGTGGCGTTTATGAGCAGATTTCGGAGGACTGCGCATTCTCCATTATCTATGGAGAGCTGTATGAGAGCTTGGACCTCGTGGCCCACTCAACGGACGTGGCTAATATTTGGGTGACGGGCCTCAG GTATCTGATGCAGTATGGCAAACACGCCCTGGACATGCTCGCCAGCAGACAGCACAGCCTTCGCCTTGGTTGGTTGGAGAAGCTTTTCTGCTCCGCTGCTGGTGATTTGGACAGTCACGGGGACATCGAGCAGGGGATTTGCTTGCAATCCGCCATAAAACTCATTCAGACGGTGAATCCGGGGGtgagctgcagcaaagtggagcaCAGGTTTAAAGAGCTTCAGAGAGGTCGGGCTGAAAGGACGGCTTGTCCTGCGCTCAATAATGAATCAGGAGTAAAAGACCAAAGTCAGGTCAAAGCTCCATTGAGGGAAAGTGAGAGGGTCACCAAACAGGAGTTTATCGAGGTCTTCCATGACTTCTGCACACGTCCGGAGATTTACTTTCTCTTGGTGCAGTTCTCCAGCAACAAGGAATTTCTGGACACCAAAGACTTGACACGGTTTCTCGAGGCTGAGCAAGGTGTGGCTCAG GTGACAGAAGAAGACAGCCTGAGGCTCATCCAGTCCCACGAGCCATCAGACGAGGGACGGCTGCAGGGCTACCTGTCGATGGACGGCTTCAACAGCTACCTGACGTCGGCGGAGTGCCACCTCTTTGACAGGGAACACGACAGTGTGTGCCAGGACATGTCCCAACCTTTGTCTCACTACTTCATCAACTCCTCTCACAACACCTACCTCATTGAGGACCAATATAAAGGGCCCTCGGATGTTTCCGGCTACATCCGAGCGCTCAAGATGGGCTGTCGGTGTGTGGAAGTGGATGTTTGGGATGGCCCCGATGAGGAGCCTGTGGTGTGTACCGGACACACCCTTTGCCCTCCTCTTTCCCTTCGCAACGTGTTGGAAGTAATCGGACGCTTTGCATTTGTTGCGTCTGATTATCCGTTGATTGTGTGCATGGAGAACCACTGTTCACTTCGCCAGCAGAAGGTGATGATGCAGCATCTCGTGAGGACACTCGGCGAGAGGCTCTTTACACACCCTCCAGACCAGAGGGAGTCATACCTGCCCTCACCACAAACCTTAAGGCATCGGATTGTCTTGAAGGGGAAGAAGTTAAAGCCGGGTTGGGAGACAGAGGACGGGGAAGTCAGCGAGGAGGATGAAGGAGCTGAGATGTGTGAAAGGATGAAGGCAGCTAGTAATGGAGGGGCAGCACCTGGAGGCAGTGACAAAGACACACCAAAGAGAGGCGTCACTCCAACAGTTGCCACTCAGTGCAgtcctcctcatcttcctcacaAACGCATCCAACTGTTGAAGGAGCTGTCAGACCTTGTGACTCTGTGCCAGTCGGTCCACTTTGTCGACTTCCCAACATCAACCAGAAGCCAAAGACCCTGGGAACTGTGCTCCTTTCATGAGAAACGGGCCGAGGGTCTCGCTGGCGAGAGCCCCGGCAACTTTGTCGACCACAACAAACGCTTCCTGTCACGAGTATACCCCAGCCCCATGCGCATCGACTCCAGCAACATGAACCCTCAGGACCTGTGGAAATGTGGCTGCCAGATTGTGTCTATGAATTTCCAGTCTGCTGGACTGATGATGGACCTGAACACAGCCTGGTTCCGGCAGAATGGAAACTGCGGTTACGTTCTGCGGCCTGCCATCATGCGGCAGGAGGTATCGTATTTCTGTGCAGACACCAGAGACACTGTGCCCGGGGTGTCCCCGCAGCTTCTCCATGTGAAG GTAATCAGCGGACAGAACCTTCCCAAGCCGAGGGGTTCTGGCACCAAAGGGGATGTGGTGGACCCTTATGTGTATGTGGAGATCCACGGCATCCCTGCTGACTGCACGGAACGCCGCACAAGGACCGTCACCCAAAGCTGGGACAATCCGGTCTTTGACGAGAGTTTCGAGTTCCAGATCAACCTGCCGGAGCTCGCCATGGTTCGCTTTGTGGTGCTGGATGATGACTTTATAGGAGATGAGTTCATAG GTCAGTACACCATCCCTCTGGAGTGTCTCCAACCCGGGTACCGACATGTCCCACTTCAGTCTCTAACCGGGGAGGATCTTCCCCACGCCAAGCTCTTCGTCCACGTGGCTCTAACCAATCGTAGAGGAGGGGGGAAGCCTCACAAAAGGGGTCTGTCTGTGCGGAAAGCCCGGAAAGGGCGGGACTACACGGCTCTAAGAGACCTGAGAATCCGGTCTGTAGATGATGTTTTCAAGATGGCTGCTCCTCTGCTGAGAGACGCCACGGACTTGAGggaaaacatgcag aaCTCGGTGGCTGTGTTCAGGGAGCTATGCGGGGTGTCGGCCGTGTCGAACCTCATGCAGTGTATACTAGCACTACGCTCCAGGGTGACAGGACCTGACGGGATACCATTACTACTGTTTGACCTTGAGAAGCACTATCCTACCCTGGAGCCGCAGGGACCCCTGCCTGATGTCCTTCGCCGTGttgtctccacatatgaaatg ATGGTGCAGGCCAGCAGATCCGTGCTGGAGCTCTCAGATGGTATTTATGAGAAGATTCTGCACATCCAGATGATGG ccatgatgtTCCATGAGAAGCTGCAGAGCCTGGCGGCAAAGGAGGGGCTGAAAGGTCGCAAGGTGGGTCGAGCGGTGGAAAGCTTCAGCTGGAACATCACCATCCTTAAG GGTCAAGCTGATCTGCTCACTCACGCCAAGGCTGAAGTCCAGGAGAACATGAAGCAGGTACACGACGCCGCTCTCACCGGCAACCTCACTCGGGAGGGTCTAGGAGCTACGAGAGCACGCTCGCAGTCACGACAAAGCGAGCAGTGCCACGAGTGTGTGAGGACCGATGGCGGAGAATGA
- the LOC129173002 gene encoding inactive phospholipase C-like protein 2 isoform X2 yields MAEFGQNKRAGPPVAAAAAWKASPGGAVGTPETRGGAEPVSNGNCNQPDPTKRAQRGSSCESPTWEGSESATKAIPRRSSLIKDGSRVGRDRKKTVSFSSSLSEKKISGAADCIHSMVRTGRNTETFRTSGVYEQISEDCAFSIIYGELYESLDLVAHSTDVANIWVTGLRYLMQYGKHALDMLASRQHSLRLGWLEKLFCSAAGDLDSHGDIEQGICLQSAIKLIQTVNPGVSCSKVEHRFKELQRGRAERTACPALNNESGVKDQSQVKAPLRESERVTKQEFIEVFHDFCTRPEIYFLLVQFSSNKEFLDTKDLTRFLEAEQGVAQVTEEDSLRLIQSHEPSDEGRLQGYLSMDGFNSYLTSAECHLFDREHDSVCQDMSQPLSHYFINSSHNTYLIEDQYKGPSDVSGYIRALKMGCRCVEVDVWDGPDEEPVVCTGHTLCPPLSLRNVLEVIGRFAFVASDYPLIVCMENHCSLRQQKVMMQHLVRTLGERLFTHPPDQRESYLPSPQTLRHRIVLKGKKLKPGWETEDGEVSEEDEGAEMCERMKAASNGGAAPGGSDKDTPKRGVTPTVATQCSPPHLPHKRIQLLKELSDLVTLCQSVHFVDFPTSTRSQRPWELCSFHEKRAEGLAGESPGNFVDHNKRFLSRVYPSPMRIDSSNMNPQDLWKCGCQIVSMNFQSAGLMMDLNTAWFRQNGNCGYVLRPAIMRQEVSYFCADTRDTVPGVSPQLLHVKVISGQNLPKPRGSGTKGDVVDPYVYVEIHGIPADCTERRTRTVTQSWDNPVFDESFEFQINLPELAMVRFVVLDDDFIGDEFIGQYTIPLECLQPGYRHVPLQSLTGEDLPHAKLFVHVALTNRRGGGKPHKRGLSVRKARKGRDYTALRDLRIRSVDDVFKMAAPLLRDATDLRENMQNSVAVFRELCGVSAVSNLMQCILALRSRVTGPDGIPLLLFDLEKHYPTLEPQGPLPDVLRRVVSTYEMMVQASRSVLELSDGIYEKILHIQMMAMMFHEKLQSLAAKEGLKGRKVGRAVESFSWNITILKGQADLLTHAKAEVQENMKQVHDAALTGNLTREGLGATRARSQSRQSEQCHECVRTDGGE; encoded by the exons GATGGCTCACGGGTGGGTCGAGATAGGAAGAAGACCGTGTCCTTCAGCAGCAGCCTATCAGAGAAGAAGATCAGCGGTGCGGCCGACTGTATCCACTCGATG GTACGGACGGGTCGTAACACAGAAACCTTCCGCACCAGTGGCGTTTATGAGCAGATTTCGGAGGACTGCGCATTCTCCATTATCTATGGAGAGCTGTATGAGAGCTTGGACCTCGTGGCCCACTCAACGGACGTGGCTAATATTTGGGTGACGGGCCTCAG GTATCTGATGCAGTATGGCAAACACGCCCTGGACATGCTCGCCAGCAGACAGCACAGCCTTCGCCTTGGTTGGTTGGAGAAGCTTTTCTGCTCCGCTGCTGGTGATTTGGACAGTCACGGGGACATCGAGCAGGGGATTTGCTTGCAATCCGCCATAAAACTCATTCAGACGGTGAATCCGGGGGtgagctgcagcaaagtggagcaCAGGTTTAAAGAGCTTCAGAGAGGTCGGGCTGAAAGGACGGCTTGTCCTGCGCTCAATAATGAATCAGGAGTAAAAGACCAAAGTCAGGTCAAAGCTCCATTGAGGGAAAGTGAGAGGGTCACCAAACAGGAGTTTATCGAGGTCTTCCATGACTTCTGCACACGTCCGGAGATTTACTTTCTCTTGGTGCAGTTCTCCAGCAACAAGGAATTTCTGGACACCAAAGACTTGACACGGTTTCTCGAGGCTGAGCAAGGTGTGGCTCAG GTGACAGAAGAAGACAGCCTGAGGCTCATCCAGTCCCACGAGCCATCAGACGAGGGACGGCTGCAGGGCTACCTGTCGATGGACGGCTTCAACAGCTACCTGACGTCGGCGGAGTGCCACCTCTTTGACAGGGAACACGACAGTGTGTGCCAGGACATGTCCCAACCTTTGTCTCACTACTTCATCAACTCCTCTCACAACACCTACCTCATTGAGGACCAATATAAAGGGCCCTCGGATGTTTCCGGCTACATCCGAGCGCTCAAGATGGGCTGTCGGTGTGTGGAAGTGGATGTTTGGGATGGCCCCGATGAGGAGCCTGTGGTGTGTACCGGACACACCCTTTGCCCTCCTCTTTCCCTTCGCAACGTGTTGGAAGTAATCGGACGCTTTGCATTTGTTGCGTCTGATTATCCGTTGATTGTGTGCATGGAGAACCACTGTTCACTTCGCCAGCAGAAGGTGATGATGCAGCATCTCGTGAGGACACTCGGCGAGAGGCTCTTTACACACCCTCCAGACCAGAGGGAGTCATACCTGCCCTCACCACAAACCTTAAGGCATCGGATTGTCTTGAAGGGGAAGAAGTTAAAGCCGGGTTGGGAGACAGAGGACGGGGAAGTCAGCGAGGAGGATGAAGGAGCTGAGATGTGTGAAAGGATGAAGGCAGCTAGTAATGGAGGGGCAGCACCTGGAGGCAGTGACAAAGACACACCAAAGAGAGGCGTCACTCCAACAGTTGCCACTCAGTGCAgtcctcctcatcttcctcacaAACGCATCCAACTGTTGAAGGAGCTGTCAGACCTTGTGACTCTGTGCCAGTCGGTCCACTTTGTCGACTTCCCAACATCAACCAGAAGCCAAAGACCCTGGGAACTGTGCTCCTTTCATGAGAAACGGGCCGAGGGTCTCGCTGGCGAGAGCCCCGGCAACTTTGTCGACCACAACAAACGCTTCCTGTCACGAGTATACCCCAGCCCCATGCGCATCGACTCCAGCAACATGAACCCTCAGGACCTGTGGAAATGTGGCTGCCAGATTGTGTCTATGAATTTCCAGTCTGCTGGACTGATGATGGACCTGAACACAGCCTGGTTCCGGCAGAATGGAAACTGCGGTTACGTTCTGCGGCCTGCCATCATGCGGCAGGAGGTATCGTATTTCTGTGCAGACACCAGAGACACTGTGCCCGGGGTGTCCCCGCAGCTTCTCCATGTGAAG GTAATCAGCGGACAGAACCTTCCCAAGCCGAGGGGTTCTGGCACCAAAGGGGATGTGGTGGACCCTTATGTGTATGTGGAGATCCACGGCATCCCTGCTGACTGCACGGAACGCCGCACAAGGACCGTCACCCAAAGCTGGGACAATCCGGTCTTTGACGAGAGTTTCGAGTTCCAGATCAACCTGCCGGAGCTCGCCATGGTTCGCTTTGTGGTGCTGGATGATGACTTTATAGGAGATGAGTTCATAG GTCAGTACACCATCCCTCTGGAGTGTCTCCAACCCGGGTACCGACATGTCCCACTTCAGTCTCTAACCGGGGAGGATCTTCCCCACGCCAAGCTCTTCGTCCACGTGGCTCTAACCAATCGTAGAGGAGGGGGGAAGCCTCACAAAAGGGGTCTGTCTGTGCGGAAAGCCCGGAAAGGGCGGGACTACACGGCTCTAAGAGACCTGAGAATCCGGTCTGTAGATGATGTTTTCAAGATGGCTGCTCCTCTGCTGAGAGACGCCACGGACTTGAGggaaaacatgcag aaCTCGGTGGCTGTGTTCAGGGAGCTATGCGGGGTGTCGGCCGTGTCGAACCTCATGCAGTGTATACTAGCACTACGCTCCAGGGTGACAGGACCTGACGGGATACCATTACTACTGTTTGACCTTGAGAAGCACTATCCTACCCTGGAGCCGCAGGGACCCCTGCCTGATGTCCTTCGCCGTGttgtctccacatatgaaatg ATGGTGCAGGCCAGCAGATCCGTGCTGGAGCTCTCAGATGGTATTTATGAGAAGATTCTGCACATCCAGATGATGG ccatgatgtTCCATGAGAAGCTGCAGAGCCTGGCGGCAAAGGAGGGGCTGAAAGGTCGCAAGGTGGGTCGAGCGGTGGAAAGCTTCAGCTGGAACATCACCATCCTTAAG GGTCAAGCTGATCTGCTCACTCACGCCAAGGCTGAAGTCCAGGAGAACATGAAGCAGGTACACGACGCCGCTCTCACCGGCAACCTCACTCGGGAGGGTCTAGGAGCTACGAGAGCACGCTCGCAGTCACGACAAAGCGAGCAGTGCCACGAGTGTGTGAGGACCGATGGCGGAGAATGA
- the LOC129173002 gene encoding inactive phospholipase C-like protein 2 isoform X3 translates to MAEFGQNKRAGPPVAAAAAWKASPGGAVGTPETRGGAEPVSNGNCNQPDPTKRAQRGSSCESPTWEGSESATKAIPRRSSLIKVRTGRNTETFRTSGVYEQISEDCAFSIIYGELYESLDLVAHSTDVANIWVTGLRYLMQYGKHALDMLASRQHSLRLGWLEKLFCSAAGDLDSHGDIEQGICLQSAIKLIQTVNPGVSCSKVEHRFKELQRGRAERTACPALNNESGVKDQSQVKAPLRESERVTKQEFIEVFHDFCTRPEIYFLLVQFSSNKEFLDTKDLTRFLEAEQGVAQVTEEDSLRLIQSHEPSDEGRLQGYLSMDGFNSYLTSAECHLFDREHDSVCQDMSQPLSHYFINSSHNTYLIEDQYKGPSDVSGYIRALKMGCRCVEVDVWDGPDEEPVVCTGHTLCPPLSLRNVLEVIGRFAFVASDYPLIVCMENHCSLRQQKVMMQHLVRTLGERLFTHPPDQRESYLPSPQTLRHRIVLKGKKLKPGWETEDGEVSEEDEGAEMCERMKAASNGGAAPGGSDKDTPKRGVTPTVATQCSPPHLPHKRIQLLKELSDLVTLCQSVHFVDFPTSTRSQRPWELCSFHEKRAEGLAGESPGNFVDHNKRFLSRVYPSPMRIDSSNMNPQDLWKCGCQIVSMNFQSAGLMMDLNTAWFRQNGNCGYVLRPAIMRQEVSYFCADTRDTVPGVSPQLLHVKVISGQNLPKPRGSGTKGDVVDPYVYVEIHGIPADCTERRTRTVTQSWDNPVFDESFEFQINLPELAMVRFVVLDDDFIGDEFIGQYTIPLECLQPGYRHVPLQSLTGEDLPHAKLFVHVALTNRRGGGKPHKRGLSVRKARKGRDYTALRDLRIRSVDDVFKMAAPLLRDATDLRENMQNSVAVFRELCGVSAVSNLMQCILALRSRVTGPDGIPLLLFDLEKHYPTLEPQGPLPDVLRRVVSTYEMMVQASRSVLELSDGIYEKILHIQMMAMMFHEKLQSLAAKEGLKGRKVGRAVESFSWNITILKGQADLLTHAKAEVQENMKQVHDAALTGNLTREGLGATRARSQSRQSEQCHECVRTDGGE, encoded by the exons GTACGGACGGGTCGTAACACAGAAACCTTCCGCACCAGTGGCGTTTATGAGCAGATTTCGGAGGACTGCGCATTCTCCATTATCTATGGAGAGCTGTATGAGAGCTTGGACCTCGTGGCCCACTCAACGGACGTGGCTAATATTTGGGTGACGGGCCTCAG GTATCTGATGCAGTATGGCAAACACGCCCTGGACATGCTCGCCAGCAGACAGCACAGCCTTCGCCTTGGTTGGTTGGAGAAGCTTTTCTGCTCCGCTGCTGGTGATTTGGACAGTCACGGGGACATCGAGCAGGGGATTTGCTTGCAATCCGCCATAAAACTCATTCAGACGGTGAATCCGGGGGtgagctgcagcaaagtggagcaCAGGTTTAAAGAGCTTCAGAGAGGTCGGGCTGAAAGGACGGCTTGTCCTGCGCTCAATAATGAATCAGGAGTAAAAGACCAAAGTCAGGTCAAAGCTCCATTGAGGGAAAGTGAGAGGGTCACCAAACAGGAGTTTATCGAGGTCTTCCATGACTTCTGCACACGTCCGGAGATTTACTTTCTCTTGGTGCAGTTCTCCAGCAACAAGGAATTTCTGGACACCAAAGACTTGACACGGTTTCTCGAGGCTGAGCAAGGTGTGGCTCAG GTGACAGAAGAAGACAGCCTGAGGCTCATCCAGTCCCACGAGCCATCAGACGAGGGACGGCTGCAGGGCTACCTGTCGATGGACGGCTTCAACAGCTACCTGACGTCGGCGGAGTGCCACCTCTTTGACAGGGAACACGACAGTGTGTGCCAGGACATGTCCCAACCTTTGTCTCACTACTTCATCAACTCCTCTCACAACACCTACCTCATTGAGGACCAATATAAAGGGCCCTCGGATGTTTCCGGCTACATCCGAGCGCTCAAGATGGGCTGTCGGTGTGTGGAAGTGGATGTTTGGGATGGCCCCGATGAGGAGCCTGTGGTGTGTACCGGACACACCCTTTGCCCTCCTCTTTCCCTTCGCAACGTGTTGGAAGTAATCGGACGCTTTGCATTTGTTGCGTCTGATTATCCGTTGATTGTGTGCATGGAGAACCACTGTTCACTTCGCCAGCAGAAGGTGATGATGCAGCATCTCGTGAGGACACTCGGCGAGAGGCTCTTTACACACCCTCCAGACCAGAGGGAGTCATACCTGCCCTCACCACAAACCTTAAGGCATCGGATTGTCTTGAAGGGGAAGAAGTTAAAGCCGGGTTGGGAGACAGAGGACGGGGAAGTCAGCGAGGAGGATGAAGGAGCTGAGATGTGTGAAAGGATGAAGGCAGCTAGTAATGGAGGGGCAGCACCTGGAGGCAGTGACAAAGACACACCAAAGAGAGGCGTCACTCCAACAGTTGCCACTCAGTGCAgtcctcctcatcttcctcacaAACGCATCCAACTGTTGAAGGAGCTGTCAGACCTTGTGACTCTGTGCCAGTCGGTCCACTTTGTCGACTTCCCAACATCAACCAGAAGCCAAAGACCCTGGGAACTGTGCTCCTTTCATGAGAAACGGGCCGAGGGTCTCGCTGGCGAGAGCCCCGGCAACTTTGTCGACCACAACAAACGCTTCCTGTCACGAGTATACCCCAGCCCCATGCGCATCGACTCCAGCAACATGAACCCTCAGGACCTGTGGAAATGTGGCTGCCAGATTGTGTCTATGAATTTCCAGTCTGCTGGACTGATGATGGACCTGAACACAGCCTGGTTCCGGCAGAATGGAAACTGCGGTTACGTTCTGCGGCCTGCCATCATGCGGCAGGAGGTATCGTATTTCTGTGCAGACACCAGAGACACTGTGCCCGGGGTGTCCCCGCAGCTTCTCCATGTGAAG GTAATCAGCGGACAGAACCTTCCCAAGCCGAGGGGTTCTGGCACCAAAGGGGATGTGGTGGACCCTTATGTGTATGTGGAGATCCACGGCATCCCTGCTGACTGCACGGAACGCCGCACAAGGACCGTCACCCAAAGCTGGGACAATCCGGTCTTTGACGAGAGTTTCGAGTTCCAGATCAACCTGCCGGAGCTCGCCATGGTTCGCTTTGTGGTGCTGGATGATGACTTTATAGGAGATGAGTTCATAG GTCAGTACACCATCCCTCTGGAGTGTCTCCAACCCGGGTACCGACATGTCCCACTTCAGTCTCTAACCGGGGAGGATCTTCCCCACGCCAAGCTCTTCGTCCACGTGGCTCTAACCAATCGTAGAGGAGGGGGGAAGCCTCACAAAAGGGGTCTGTCTGTGCGGAAAGCCCGGAAAGGGCGGGACTACACGGCTCTAAGAGACCTGAGAATCCGGTCTGTAGATGATGTTTTCAAGATGGCTGCTCCTCTGCTGAGAGACGCCACGGACTTGAGggaaaacatgcag aaCTCGGTGGCTGTGTTCAGGGAGCTATGCGGGGTGTCGGCCGTGTCGAACCTCATGCAGTGTATACTAGCACTACGCTCCAGGGTGACAGGACCTGACGGGATACCATTACTACTGTTTGACCTTGAGAAGCACTATCCTACCCTGGAGCCGCAGGGACCCCTGCCTGATGTCCTTCGCCGTGttgtctccacatatgaaatg ATGGTGCAGGCCAGCAGATCCGTGCTGGAGCTCTCAGATGGTATTTATGAGAAGATTCTGCACATCCAGATGATGG ccatgatgtTCCATGAGAAGCTGCAGAGCCTGGCGGCAAAGGAGGGGCTGAAAGGTCGCAAGGTGGGTCGAGCGGTGGAAAGCTTCAGCTGGAACATCACCATCCTTAAG GGTCAAGCTGATCTGCTCACTCACGCCAAGGCTGAAGTCCAGGAGAACATGAAGCAGGTACACGACGCCGCTCTCACCGGCAACCTCACTCGGGAGGGTCTAGGAGCTACGAGAGCACGCTCGCAGTCACGACAAAGCGAGCAGTGCCACGAGTGTGTGAGGACCGATGGCGGAGAATGA